Proteins from a single region of Candidatus Cloacimonadota bacterium:
- a CDS encoding C25 family cysteine peptidase: MKSKNIIRIISTIILFSIINFTCLFATPKNDLENGLREELSKIFDSPEEIEQFIEHTERFKPTIKKEDCTESISRGPQPGIPILLPYTMIIITNDDLEQDFLEFAKIKNAEGIKTKVVTISLVGNTPEEIRDYLKTQKMLNPFLKYVLIGGDASVVMPKIIDTGMRTDYSSFPTDYYFCNVLSDWISDDEINFEADLYVGRIPANTGQEVQNFIDKYISYRQVGNYSNKYHLIANNIHRMPGNTRGNDIIDSIAQHIDTDIDFTYEEDLASAFSPAGVLLGNAMNSDDHNFLFNVTHGGDRTITAHNINSNWNAIGGLADYPNSQEITNVYEWSVNGHWNDTTGYYYEYLPDYLTNSNPYVLWNSSCASTKFVNSNNDPQDCIGACFLTDNNGAVAYYGSAHYEFPFIGRFAAEYFMDFIFLNNISKIGLNTINSLQFIYHHAQNISILKNYIIAHILFGDPSMEIWSCQAEKLVTICKGGNTFKSMDSSGNAVEATIVVLDEDKNILGRGISPYTFAGILYDDYIITSNSPNYLQSMNEYYKIKEYSGLPYEMSFENGIDNNWEMFNSNEYGNILVTSDHRPHSDVKHLIMDANNPEVHSLNEAWLHLNLENQEEIEISFWWKEFNDDVHFEDGVYISDNGGERFEKIYTLRDNNNRWESVIIPLDEIVRELRMRYTNDFVIKFQQYDNEKIPNDGFAFDDINVYSNLRDLKNKQIVCNAVISFENNPNPFNSINEISFSLPTPSIIDISVYNILGNKVKNLVLDEFGKGLHHVIWDGTDQHSRRVGAGVYFYKFNVNGSVKQIKKCLLIR, translated from the coding sequence ATGAAAAGTAAAAATATTATACGAATAATATCAACAATAATTTTATTCTCAATCATAAACTTTACCTGTTTATTTGCTACACCAAAGAATGATTTAGAGAATGGATTACGAGAAGAATTGAGCAAGATATTTGATAGTCCTGAAGAAATTGAGCAGTTTATTGAGCATACTGAAAGATTCAAGCCTACGATAAAAAAAGAAGATTGTACTGAAAGTATTTCCAGAGGTCCTCAGCCTGGAATTCCGATTTTGCTCCCTTATACTATGATAATTATTACAAATGATGATTTGGAACAGGATTTTTTGGAATTTGCAAAAATAAAGAATGCAGAAGGAATAAAAACTAAAGTAGTAACAATTTCTCTTGTTGGAAATACACCGGAAGAAATAAGGGATTACTTGAAAACACAAAAAATGCTTAATCCATTCCTTAAATATGTTCTTATTGGTGGAGATGCGTCTGTGGTAATGCCAAAAATAATTGATACCGGTATGAGGACAGACTATAGTTCATTTCCTACAGATTATTATTTCTGTAATGTGCTATCTGACTGGATATCTGATGATGAAATAAATTTTGAGGCTGATTTATATGTTGGTAGAATTCCCGCTAATACAGGGCAAGAAGTGCAGAATTTTATCGATAAATACATATCCTATCGTCAGGTAGGAAATTATTCTAATAAATATCATTTAATCGCCAACAATATTCATAGAATGCCGGGTAATACCCGCGGTAATGATATAATTGATTCAATTGCCCAGCATATAGATACTGATATAGATTTTACTTATGAGGAAGATCTGGCTTCAGCGTTTTCCCCTGCCGGTGTGCTATTGGGTAATGCAATGAATTCTGATGATCATAATTTTTTGTTTAATGTAACTCACGGCGGTGATAGAACTATTACGGCACATAATATCAATAGTAATTGGAATGCAATTGGTGGACTTGCTGATTATCCGAATAGTCAAGAAATAACCAATGTGTATGAATGGTCGGTAAATGGACACTGGAATGATACAACTGGTTATTATTACGAATACCTTCCTGATTATCTAACAAATTCCAATCCCTATGTATTGTGGAATTCATCTTGTGCGAGCACTAAATTTGTGAATTCTAATAATGATCCACAGGATTGCATCGGAGCATGTTTCCTGACAGATAATAATGGAGCTGTAGCTTATTATGGTTCAGCTCACTATGAATTCCCTTTTATTGGTCGTTTTGCCGCTGAATACTTCATGGATTTTATATTTTTGAATAATATATCTAAAATTGGTTTAAATACTATTAACTCTCTTCAATTTATTTATCACCATGCACAAAATATTAGCATCCTCAAAAATTATATTATTGCACATATTTTATTTGGCGATCCGAGTATGGAGATTTGGTCGTGTCAGGCAGAGAAACTGGTTACGATATGTAAAGGTGGCAATACCTTTAAATCAATGGATTCCTCTGGAAACGCGGTTGAAGCCACCATTGTGGTTTTGGATGAAGATAAGAACATACTCGGTAGAGGAATTTCACCTTACACATTTGCAGGAATATTATATGACGATTATATTATCACTTCCAACAGTCCAAATTACCTTCAATCTATGAATGAATATTATAAGATAAAGGAATATTCAGGACTTCCTTATGAAATGTCTTTTGAAAACGGTATCGACAATAACTGGGAGATGTTTAACAGTAATGAATATGGAAATATTTTAGTAACTAGTGATCATAGACCTCATTCCGATGTGAAGCATCTTATCATGGATGCTAATAATCCTGAAGTTCATTCATTAAATGAAGCATGGTTGCATTTAAATCTTGAAAATCAAGAAGAGATTGAAATTTCATTTTGGTGGAAAGAGTTTAACGATGATGTCCATTTTGAGGATGGAGTATATATATCTGACAATGGCGGTGAACGTTTTGAAAAGATCTATACCTTAAGGGATAATAACAATAGATGGGAAAGCGTGATTATTCCACTTGATGAAATAGTGAGAGAATTACGTATGCGATACACCAATGACTTTGTAATAAAATTTCAACAGTATGACAATGAAAAAATACCCAATGATGGTTTTGCATTTGATGATATTAATGTATATTCCAACTTAAGAGATCTAAAAAACAAGCAAATTGTCTGTAATGCTGTTATTAGCTTTGAAAACAATCCCAATCCATTTAATTCGATTAATGAAATTAGTTTTTCTCTTCCTACTCCGAGCATAATAGATATATCTGTTTACAATATTTTGGGTAATAAGGTTAAGAATCTGGTGCTGGATGAGTTTGGCAAGGGACTTCATCATGTTATTTGGGATGGCACAGATCAGCACAGCAGACGAGTTGGGGCTGGTGTTTACTTCTATAAATTCAATGTTAATGGTTCAGTAAAACAGATTAAGAAGTGTTTGCTTATCAGATAA
- a CDS encoding T9SS type A sorting domain-containing protein: MGHAYHWNFAEYSSSPDPNQGFSQTCNDKLAWYEGFAHFFSCLIRSATDDIRDQGEDWEMINVATWGTSTFDAEEPCDNNGYQPTGNACEGAVCATLWDIYDNVETGNPNWNDDEICFGYDEIWNIMVSYQIEGRYCYTFNDFLIGWDDIYGSFNVDFMDNYAAHSIIYTPSNPVDPASQIMSSTQIINNSPNPYYNHTKISYNLKNSSSDAKIEIYNIKGQKVKIMHLNNEQGKASVTWYGTNKLEQNVSPGIYLYRMIDAGKCVDTKKMLLLR, translated from the coding sequence TTGGGTCATGCATATCATTGGAATTTTGCAGAATATTCATCAAGTCCGGACCCAAACCAGGGATTCAGTCAAACGTGTAATGATAAATTAGCCTGGTATGAGGGTTTTGCTCATTTCTTCTCGTGCTTAATAAGATCTGCAACAGATGATATTCGTGATCAGGGAGAGGATTGGGAAATGATAAATGTTGCAACTTGGGGAACCTCAACTTTCGACGCAGAAGAACCCTGTGATAATAATGGATATCAACCAACGGGCAATGCTTGCGAAGGAGCAGTTTGTGCTACTCTCTGGGATATTTACGATAATGTGGAAACTGGAAATCCAAACTGGAATGATGATGAAATATGTTTCGGATATGATGAGATATGGAATATAATGGTAAGTTACCAAATAGAAGGACGCTATTGTTATACATTTAATGATTTTCTTATTGGTTGGGATGATATTTATGGTTCTTTTAATGTGGATTTTATGGACAATTATGCGGCACATTCGATTATTTACACACCATCAAACCCAGTAGACCCTGCATCACAAATAATGTCTTCTACCCAAATTATTAATAATTCTCCTAATCCATATTATAATCATACCAAAATATCATATAATCTTAAAAATAGTTCGAGCGATGCAAAAATCGAAATCTACAACATAAAAGGGCAAAAGGTAAAAATCATGCACCTTAACAATGAACAAGGTAAAGCCAGTGTTACCTGGTATGGAACAAATAAGCTGGAACAAAATGTAAGCCCCGGGATTTATTTATACAGAATGATAGATGCCGGCAAATGTGTGGATACAAAAAAAATGCTTTTACTTCGTTAA